The genomic window taaaaacatggaCAAGAAAGTTTTATCGATACCGACggattgatttttatatattatgataattgtGTGCAATCTATACGTACTTGTGTTAATCTATAGGTACTTTTTCAAATAGATCCAAAGAATACACAGCCATTAACTGCTGGGATGGCTAATATTGATTGATAAGGTGTCATTACTAGCTTACATCTATTAATTGGAGGGAAACATTCATCTTCCTTTCTTTAATAAGAGGCTAActccattttaaaaaagtcCAGTGTAAAACATTTCTAAACTTTCGTAGGTATTGGATATGAAACGTCGAAATGGATAGCCATGATGGGGGCTAGAGTAATAATCGCATGCAGATCAGAGGAGCGAGCTAAAAATGTGAGTACTGAGAAAGGTCCATGAAAGATATCCATAAATAAAGGTATATTTATAACTATTTACTTTTGAGCACtgtcatttaacaataaagaaCTTACAAAGTTTGCATATTAACTGCAACCTCGCTCAATAATTTAAGATGTTAGTTAAGTAATTGCAATTCATTACTCTGTGATCGCAGTTTCTCCAGTTGAAAATGCGAAAGATAAAACAACGATTTTCAGTGGACATGGACCTaacgtatgtacatgtatagttaaatGAAGACGTAAGCTCGATGTGCACTGCATGCTGGCATATTCTTACACTAAATGCGAATTCAGtgtgtttatttcaaaatccagaagaacaattgaaaaagtaaatagacgatttgtgattttatttagtACATGAATGTTTTACCCCAATCCAAAGGCAATAGAAAAAATGCAGAAGGAATTTGAGGAGGAAAAAGCAAAAGGTACAGCAGGAATATGTTCGAAAGAGAGACTCGACGTGGAATTCATGGCTCTAGACCTTGCATCCCTTAACTCAGTTGAAAACTTCATAGAAACATTCAAGTCTAAAGAAACTAAACTCCATTTGTTACTTTGTAATGCAGGAATTGCAATGCATCCACTAGGTATGTCGATTTTGTACATATTTGCATGTTGTTGTGACATACAAACTTGAATATTAAAGTATCAAAAAACACAGAGTAGCTAGTTTTCGTATCCTAGACACATTGAAAATGTtatgttcattttgttttaattccaGAATATACAGAAGATGGTTTTGAAATTATGTTTCAGGTAATTTGTGTATGGCAAGTCCAAGGAAGGAAAATTTGATGTTACGATCGAGTACTGTAtccatttgtattgtacatgtataaattgttatttgttacattattgcattgttttctatttgtattggtcaattttcaatttgtagttaattttttttcatatgcattttaaagttattcattttcattccataattttaatttgtgtAACTTCTACCTGTATTGAGTTATTTTCAAATTCTTACGTTATAATTCTTTAATTTCTatgttatgatttttattcatatagtataacattttcatttgcATTGTATAATACCATCTTACGAAAATCAATGGATAAATTTCCTTTTTAAGGTGAATTATCTCGGACACTTTCTCTTAGTAACCAAGTTATTACCAGTTATGCTGAACTCGGGCGAAGACTGTAGAATAGTCTTGGTTTCCAGTGAGGCGCATCTAACCTCTAGTTTCGATTTAGAGAAAGCTCAGGGAAAACACCACACAAAGGAAAACTTTAAAAGACTTCAGTATTATgggaattcaaaattatatcagGTAGGATGTTGGTATTTCTTTAAACCGTTCCACAcatattttcattcatattaatCTTATATGTTGCGTTTATGAAATGTCTCTTTAATTGACATATATaatcattcaaaacaaaacatttcttCGATCATGCAATGTATAACGGGTAATCTTGCTGTTTGCGGAtgtgatagttttttttttcattctttttcagATAATGCAGATGTATTGCTTGAACAGGCGTCTCCAAAAGACAAATGTAACCGTCAACAGTATACATCCGGGCATTGTTGATACTGAAATTAACAGAAGCTTCAGTGACCTCGGAATGTGGAAAATGTTTTTCCAGATATCGAAAATCATAGGTAAATGTTTGGATATATTTTATGAAACGCGTCAAATTCAGTCATGATGTCAAGGTTTTAAGCACTGTTTAATTATTGAGATTTACAGGACCAACAAACGCACAAACACACACAAATGCGCGCAAGAGcgttgcttttaaaggttcagtcataaaatcatacatttaattGTTTAGTATAGCAACCTTACCAAGTTTATAGTTTTCCAAACAATTTATGAAGTGTAAAATTTCGCCTTAATTCACCCTTCCCCTCCATTGACTCTTGTTACCaataaaaactgatttttcttaatttcctTTAGGTCAACTAAACAATGGTATTCACGAATAAATCAACAAAAGGTGAATATATGTTGATTTGAGCGTGAATGTCACTGTAACTATAAATAGAAGctcttcatttattttttatgttgttgAATTACAAAGATTGACTCTAACAAAAATGTTCGTACAATACTTTGATTGTAATTCACAtgcatttttctatttaaaggAAAGACGAAAAATCCGTTTGAAGGTGCTAAAACTTTGATCAATGCAGCTGTAAATCCAGACTTTAAAGATACTAGAGATGCTTACTATAGTGATATGAGAATCCAGCAGGCTAACAGTCTAGCAAGGTTTGTTATGTGGTCTTCGCAAATATTAACCCTGTGACACTAAAATGTGTAATATAAAGTTTCTATATGAGGGCCTccacataaaaaagtaaattataaaTGTAACTGTACCCATTCTAAGTAGAAATGAAGCACAAACATGCCATGAATAATGTTATTCTTCAACATCTAGTCCTTTTGTTGTTATAAGTAGTAGCCCTCTAACAATGTTTCGTTTTTTGAATAATGTGTAATGTAATTCACATTTTTCTGCCGATTAATAAGCACAACATTTGTTTCTTAGAAATCAAGAGAAGCAAGAAGCACTTTGGAAATACTCTCTAGATTGTCTACAAAAATACCTAAAGCCTgaagatattgataaaatagaGAAATTATAGCCGTTCTAATTTAAGGTTGTCCAAGTACCGCACTACGTAACAAtccggattttacaatatttgttcaatttttacatagcgttttctttatcaattttgCTTTACGTCTCTCTTGTAAACAATGCTGTAAGTAAGCAGTTTGCACGGTGATATTTGTattgaatgataaaaaaatgatacaagttAAGAAACTTCATTATATAAAAGAAGAATGAAAAACCTCATTTTCAGGATAAAAATGCACGGATTAACCATTTGCTAGTTGCTAGCTATTACGTTAAAACTCGTGAATCAGGGAATGAGTATCAATGAATGACAAATTACCAGCAATTTTTCTAACATTTGAATATTGATTTGATGCATTATTTCAATTactgtatacatgattttttcgCCCGGGTGTTTTTCGTCCTTattcatttcattcaaaatgtacTAATATATTATCTCTGGGAAATTCATGCTTAACGGATTTTTGGTTGATTTCTATGTTCGATTTATTTCGTATACGAACTTAATTACtaatagatatttttacaagGATATAAAACTACAAAGAGACGAATACCTAGTgagataatttataaatataaatttcactCTACCTCTTAAGAGGTcagtgtttgctctgctcctgttttgtatttttcttttggacTTTTGTACTCTGTTCGTTATTATCATAAGTCATTTACAACATCAATACAAGTGTACTTTTTAGTTGAAAGCAATGTTGAAGAATCATAAGAAATGTGAAATCCCATAATTTTTATTACTCTAGATcgatattgatataaaatttcataagatgttaaaactatatatatatatatatatatatatatatatatatatatatatatatatatatatatatatatatatatatatatatgactttgtgtgtgtgtcttgaataaagaatatgtatGAGAAAATTAAACTACAAAACGTTACATGGTATATTGAACAATAATGTTCATATGAGCAAGTAGAATTGAGATGTATCACTAATGCATGtgttaattaaacatttgaatttgattcaaaatgtagaaattttcttaattgtataCCTataaaatgatgatgatgatgatgtgaATGGActtgattttttatgaaaaaaaaaaaaagaaaagaaaaagaaacctactACACTGCATGCTTtgatagtaattttttttaacaaaaaaagggTATTAAGATCTTACAGATAGCGCGGTTTAAATGCTTTAACTCTGTTgtgtttttaatgttaaataactGATGATTCAATTAATTTTCGGCTAACAAAACTcaaaattaaaggaaaacaGTTATTTAAATGTAGTATTATATTCGGTAGACCTTAATGTGAAACATAAACAGATGGAAGCAAACATAGTTTTTCAGCTCGAGCGTCATTTGATGGGCAATGACTTGAGAAAAACTCATATCAAGATATATTTATGGtgtattttaatgataactaAGTCAATAGATTAAACATCATCTAGGATCAAAGACGAATTTGAGTATCCTCCATTTAGACCATAATGAGTCTTACAGTGCATTGGCGAACACTTGTACTTTTTGTTTAAGATAAcgttaataaatattgaacGCGGGGTCAacaaaacatgactttaaaagGAAACAGAAATGGACAAAATATCTTATCATTCATTTATCTATCATcgtaattaaaaaagtaaacattcacttaatattgattttaaaatcagaacacattttattatcaatgtgggtaaactataaaagtaacgtgtatttcttttatatatcGATGCATATATCCTATCAGAATCAATagatttttggtaaaaaaaaaaaatctcccaAAAAGGCATCCACTTTTGGATGGAAATAACAGTTAACATCTTCAAACACAATGCTCTATAAACCAAGCTTCTACAATATTCTTCTTTGTCAGGAATTTTGACGAAATGAATACATTACagttaaataaaatttcacaataatCAGTTTatgattatttcttttttactcGTGAACCAAATGATTTTGgtcgtaaaaaaaaaagaaattaaagcaAGTACATTGTTAATAGAGTTTctatttattattgatttaaaatattgtaagaaGTCGCaacctttttttaattacagaGAGGTTGGGAGATAATCtattattgtttacaaaaagtAAGCTACAACAATGGCTATTATCGCACTAGAAAGAACCGAACTATAAAAGGCTAGTTGTACACAAGGTGACATAGCACTGTAGCAATGTACTCTTCTCACCCTCAACATACATAGATCAGCCAATTAGTTACCTACTTCTCTATATACATTCACCTACTTAAAGGAgcattgtcacgattttggtcaaattcaacttttctgttttaattatttacaatgctttagaaatgcatttccaaTGACTAAATGAAATTGGAGAGTCAGTATTGAAGTTAGAACAAGAAACAGGGCTCACAACTTTAGatctttttcatgtaaacaaggctcgtgccctgtttttgtttacaatagtTCAATGTAccggtaaaagttctttttcaagctgatttttccatcttcttattcattttaagcataaaaaaaaacagatctGAAGGTTTACCACATTCATTTTTAGTCTAAGACTAAAaatttacttcaacgttcaaaatgtaaacaaaagctttgtttacatagcaaataGTTGCAAGCTCTGTTACTTTCTTATAACGCAATAAATGACGCATAGATTTTGGTTGCTAATTaagaatgccttactgaagcattgtaaaaattaaagtcgagaaaataatttttgaccaaatcgtgaccatgtcccttaaATATATACTATAAATACGAACTCTAAAGAATGTCTGCAGTGCAATACAATTAACAGATACTAGACCAGTATTAGTGTAATTGTAGTAATGACATGCCAAGGTAATTAATTCTACGATAGAATGtttattaatgaaacaaatattaaatgatgaagAAGGTGTGTTAAGGTGTCTTTTCGTTATCAGTTAaaggatgaaaaaaataaatgtagttctTTGCAGTTAAGTAGACatctgtttaaaatttgaagattctagtcttcaataaaatgaaagattGTCAGAATGTATATCAGcctatactactaaattggaataaatattgaaactaAACTTTATTAATGCTTTGCTCGCATTTCCTTGCATTtcttctaattttcttaaattttgaagatattttaattatttttttaagcttCTGATaccaaaatatttctgatttttacataCTATAATgtctttatataaagatataaattgacagaaaagcttaTATATTGATCATCTAATAAGAGGTGAAAACAGATTgaagtgattttttcacacaaCTCAATGTTAAGAATGTGCACTTTAAACTGctgataaaaagtaaattttaaggcaaatcttattaaaaaacaaattctgaGACCCAAGtattatatcattagtttacattagttaagaaatccaacattaatgttactGTTTTAAAAcgaatgctaaaacagactcaataatctacagcaattctgaattgcgaaacatgtTATATTTTCATACGCCAATATTCcgcaaaaatatagtccttgttagattctaaacattgatatctatttctatgccaagttgtatgatagtaaataagatcaaagtaccgaagaactgacgggagttgattttatcgatggttatttattttaaaatgaatgatatgttattttgcatgacaagtacaggtagtttctaatctgtatttgaattacgcacaattttacaatatgaattttcggactttttcgacacaagaatgttgataaaaccccatatcaatcatgttaagtaatatttaaagatataataaattcagtcaaactatgtatcagtgatagaagtATTTCTTGGaaatgtatggatccaagcaatattgaactctcgtcttgttcaaccaaacgctcggctatcgccgttaatctccgacaagtaagagagaatctctgcttgtcggagatttacggagacagccgagcgtcgagttgaacgagactatattgaactctggcgtaagaatacgtacaactacaaaaaatatctaaattgttcgtaccatttaaaatctgactattttcaaggtatttataaacatgtttccttgaaaaacaatgctttagcatacattattctcaagaactaatttTTGTCAgtggcgatgatttgtgctttggcCCAAACACGGTTTCACTTTCATTTTGACAGAGTAACTGCATTGGAGAGTTGATTagaatcaactcccaaaaatatactattttaatctCCTTTCTTCTTGGTATAATGGACAATTAAGccaatttacgtttgacaagtagaaaaccagaaaagacttcTTCCTTAACGTGAATTATTTCTTGTAAATAATATACGTGATTTACTGCACGATATTGTTCATATTGAGAAGgttgttttaaattttccatCACCCGTCTAACTGAGTTGATACACGTAACAAGATTATTTTATTCACCATCGAATCAATACGTCTATATCTttagtattttaaaacaaaaatctgcttgttttttttaaattaaaatttcaagttaatttaaaaaaaaatgtgctacATGAATCTACACGAACCTTTAAACTTCATAAACTTCAAACACTGATACATAAGAggaaaatcaaaactttttattgATGATTTCATGTTTTAAGGCAGCTGCATGGTCTGGGCCATTTTAGCACTATATTACATGCAATAATGTTAGAAGAAGAGTTTAGTATTAAAATAAAGTGAACAATTAATTTCTAAAACTAAAAATAATGGAATTTCACTtgctaaacaattgtttattacATGTTTGAATCTTAATGGGAGATCTGATGAATAATGTTGACAATCCTGTCTCTATAAAGAAGTCTATTTTAGCAAATATGCTTCTCAAGTCATCAGCCATGTTTCCCCGTTGTCGTTACAATTAGTGTACTGAAGATGATCCTTATATCGTGGACTAAACTcatcaacaattatttgcagttttaacTAAAAAGACCCGAGAACACGAAATAGATATTGCCGGTCATTTGCCtctttttggtttaaaaaaatgctaAGATAAAGATACATATTTGCTGTAAAGAGAGCGATAGTAATGTAAATTCCCAAAAGACGCCAACAATTTCCCGAGGCCGCTTATTTTAGTGATCTTAATGGATTTACCAAACTCTCAGGACGAATAATGATGAGAAGATCAAAGACGAACGTTAATAATAAACTTCCTTATTCCTTTACATTAGAAAATAAACCTAAACATctagataaataaaattcattcttcATTCTCAAATTCAGTAACCTTGCAACCACAGAAAAAGATGATTAAAGGACGAGCAGAATTAAAAATGCgtggttttttatttttcaaaccgGTTATGAAAAGAAAGTGGATCCTATTTTTAACCTTACCAATGTACCACAtggaaattttatcataatttttatttttatcttttatataataTGCATCAAATTCCTTTAAATGCTTATTTTAATGTCTTTATGGTTCAATACGATAAAGTACATGATTATATAGCTCTTTAAGATATATTCTTGAATTTTTGCTCTTTTTAAGTTGATAATTctgtacaaatacatgtagcttctcACCAAAATTGctgttaattcattttttacgCGGGTCTTTAAATCCGCGTAATATCGCAAGAATACAAAATCGCGAGCACcacttttttgttataatttcatatagttcaaatttttaaatcagcGAGGactgcttctcgcgattttacgcggaaattAATTCTTTGCGTTTAATAAGGAATTAACAGTATGTAGACTAGAATTGAAATTATGTTTTTGTAACCCTCTTTGGTAAAGCTGTATGAATACAATATATAATAGaataatgtttatataaatgtttgcCTACTTTTGTTCACAGTGTTTCTGGTTAGACATGATTTACAATGACCttctttttgagttaatggcaattgaatatttttgaaaaatttaagcaaaatccttaaaaattttacactatgattgagattttcttaattgtgaaaaacacaaattgcttaactctttaacaaatgaaatacagtttatgaatggtagtgacattaaatagatataaattattaagttttcattcacaatttttacagaTATTCAAGTgcaaatttcctctatcagttttcaaatccttacccatttttgatccggtattacaaaaaactgaatgatgataatgctaaaacatttatagtattaaactaagtatattgaactttctctgctggcataaaatttatatgaggtcagtAATCAAAATGTTGAgttatggtgtcttttatcatttatattaataatatttttagctcacctgagctgaaagctcaagtgagctattctgatcacattttgtctgtcgtccgtctgtctgtccgtccgtctgtccgtctgtctgtaaactcttcacattttcaacatcttctcaagaaccactgggccaatttcaactaaactttgcacaaaacatccttagcctaaggggattcacagttgtgaaaattaaggatcacacccttttgcaaagggagataattagcaatttatgaaaattttcgagaaattttcaaaaatcttcttctcatgaaccataagaccaggaaagctgaaacttgtgtggaagcatcttcaggtagtgtagatactaaattgtgaaaatcatgacccccgggggtagggtggcgccacaatggggggtcgaattttaacatatgaatatatagagtatatctttaaaaatcttcttctcagaaactaatcggccaggaaagctgacacttgtatgaaagcatcatagtgtaaattcaaaattgtgaaaatcatgatccccgggggtagggtggggccacaatggggggtcgaagttttacaaaggaatataaagagtaaatctttaaaaatcttcttctcagaaactagtcggtcaggaaagctgaaacttgtgtggaagcattatcaggtagtgtagattcaacgttgtgaaaatcatgaccccagggggtagggtggagccacaatggggggtcgaagttttacataggaatatatagagtaaatctttaaaaatcttcttctcaaaaactaatcagccaggaaagctgaaacttttgtggaagcatcatcaggtagtgtagattcaaagttgtgaaaatcctgatccctgggggtagggtggggcctcaatggggggtcgaagttttacataggaatatataaagtaaatctttaaaaatcttcttctcagaaactaatcagctaggaaagctgaaacttgtgtgaaagcatcctcaggtagtgtagattcaaagttgtgaaaatcatgaccccagggggtagggtggggccacaatggggggtcgaagttttacataggaatatatagagtaaatctttaaaaatcttcttctcagaaactaatcagccaggaaagctgaaacttgtgtggaagcatcatcaggtagtgtagattcaaagttgtgaaaatcctgatccctgggggtagggtggggcctcaatgggggggtcgaagttttacataggaatatatagagtaaatctttaaaaatcttcttctcagaaactaatcagccaggaaagctgaaacttgtgtggaagcatcctcaggtagtgtagattcaaagttgtgaaattcatgatccctgggggtagggttgggcctcaatggggggtcgaagttttacataggaatatatagagtaaatctttaaaaatcttcttctcagaaactaatcagccaggaaagctgaaacttgtgtggaagcatcctcaggtagtgtagattcaaagttgtgaaaatcctgatccctgggggtagggtggggccccaatggggggtcgaagttttacataggaatatatagagtaaatctttaaaaatcttcttctcagaaactaatcagccaggaaagctgaaacttgtgt from Magallana gigas chromosome 9, xbMagGiga1.1, whole genome shotgun sequence includes these protein-coding regions:
- the LOC105343038 gene encoding retinol dehydrogenase 12 isoform X1 → MGGTPSLPQVPLTTDRVVLVTGGNTGIGYETSKWIAMMGARVIIACRSEERAKNAIEKMQKEFEEEKAKGTAGICSKERLDVEFMALDLASLNSVENFIETFKSKETKLHLLLCNAGIAMHPLEYTEDGFEIMFQVNYLGHFLLVTKLLPVMLNSGEDCRIVLVSSEAHLTSSFDLEKAQGKHHTKENFKRLQYYGNSKLYQIMQMYCLNRRLQKTNVTVNSIHPGIVDTEINRSFSDLGMWKMFFQISKIIGKTKNPFEGAKTLINAAVNPDFKDTRDAYYSDMRIQQANSLARNQEKQEALWKYSLDCLQKYLKPEDIDKIEKL
- the LOC105343038 gene encoding WW domain-containing oxidoreductase isoform X2, producing MGGTPSLPQVPLTTDRVVLVTGGNTGIGYETSKWIAMMGARVIIACRSEERAKNAIEKMQKEFEEEKAKGTAGICSKERLDVEFMALDLASLNSVENFIETFKSKETKLHLLLCNAGIAMHPLEYTEDGFEIMFQVNYLGHFLLVTKLLPVMLNSGEDCRIVLVSSEAHLTSSFDLEKAQGKHHTKENFKRLQYYGNSKLYQIMQMYCLNRRLQKTNVTVNSIHPGIVDTEINRSFSDLGMWKMFFQISKIIGQLNNGIHE